Proteins co-encoded in one Sulfurimonas sp. HSL1-2 genomic window:
- a CDS encoding MotA/TolQ/ExbB proton channel family protein, with protein sequence MTEKHREWEMVIEEDLAALSQRFHRHTLCGMRLLWLMSLPLLLWLFAMAGFTGLVNFNVELHSVIMMGAIFLIWLFFAPHNAYYAACKLRRGFGSIQRALAAFINKNLLAVAGVEKADATLDDFLAESAGTMRNENFSSVAAGIFPTLGILGTFISIAISMPDFSAQTSEVLEQEISRLLGGVGTAFYVSIYGIFLSIWWIFFEKSGISRFERDVAELREVTRPFFWEKKEIEQTYYRKSLAHFEKLDTLYDTMASRDFVAEVNRTLEQRLHIFGQIIEREQQAAEALGKLMAQSGSLFERTMQEQTVSAEALQRVGLGVERFAAQMREEDERMEQRRQTLSREYQHGVTVAETLGGEIARLSEALANLNAGNVKELYSGVLSNIESMKQEIDRVGVQFDEHIRGFDAQFLEKLQRTLKLIDSETAQIVEQIARLNKSDGETR encoded by the coding sequence ATGACCGAAAAGCATCGGGAGTGGGAAATGGTCATCGAAGAGGATCTCGCGGCGCTGTCCCAGCGCTTTCATCGTCACACGCTCTGCGGCATGCGTCTGCTCTGGCTGATGTCGCTGCCGCTGCTGCTCTGGCTCTTCGCCATGGCGGGGTTTACGGGGCTTGTCAACTTCAACGTCGAACTGCACAGCGTCATTATGATGGGCGCCATCTTCCTGATCTGGCTCTTTTTCGCCCCGCACAACGCCTACTACGCCGCGTGCAAACTCCGCCGCGGTTTCGGCAGCATCCAGCGCGCTCTGGCCGCCTTCATCAACAAGAACCTCCTTGCCGTCGCCGGGGTTGAGAAGGCGGATGCGACGCTGGACGATTTCCTGGCCGAGTCGGCGGGGACGATGCGCAACGAGAACTTCTCCTCCGTGGCCGCCGGGATCTTCCCGACGCTGGGGATCCTGGGGACCTTTATCAGTATCGCTATTTCGATGCCGGACTTCTCGGCCCAGACCTCCGAAGTGCTGGAACAGGAGATCTCGCGGCTGCTCGGCGGGGTGGGAACGGCCTTCTACGTCTCCATCTACGGTATCTTCCTCTCCATCTGGTGGATCTTTTTCGAAAAGAGCGGCATCAGCCGTTTCGAACGGGACGTGGCGGAGCTCCGCGAGGTGACGCGCCCCTTCTTCTGGGAGAAAAAGGAGATCGAACAGACCTACTACCGCAAGAGCCTGGCCCATTTCGAGAAGCTTGACACCCTTTATGACACGATGGCCTCGCGCGATTTCGTCGCGGAGGTGAACCGTACCCTGGAGCAGCGTCTGCACATTTTCGGCCAGATCATCGAGCGGGAGCAGCAGGCGGCGGAAGCGCTCGGGAAGCTGATGGCGCAGAGCGGTTCGCTGTTTGAGCGCACGATGCAGGAGCAGACTGTTTCGGCGGAAGCACTGCAGCGCGTCGGCCTGGGGGTTGAGCGTTTCGCGGCGCAGATGCGCGAAGAGGACGAGCGGATGGAGCAGCGCCGGCAGACCCTCTCAAGGGAGTATCAGCACGGTGTCACCGTTGCGGAGACCCTGGGCGGGGAGATTGCGCGGCTCAGCGAGGCGCTGGCCAACCTCAACGCCGGCAATGTCAAGGAGCTCTACAGCGGGGTACTCTCAAACATCGAGTCTATGAAACAGGAGATCGACCGGGTCGGTGTGCAGTTTGACGAACACATCCGTGGCTTTGACGCGCAGTTTTTGGAGAAACTCCAGCGTACCCTGAAGCTGATCGATTCGGAAACGGCCCAGATCGTCGAGCAGATCGCCCGGTTGAACAAAAGCGACGGGGAGACGCGCTGA
- a CDS encoding OmpA family protein — translation MLRRRDNGEREQNFWISYADLMAGLLFVFILLVGAIVVKTVLMRSDLFAIRADLQAQKTALGLSEKALSEKKKRLREIQAQLAASREANAHLSMELALLQSEAEGLRISVDDLNATLHERTTALALTRGEMEQLKALLLETETQRASLQGEAERLTSELDAAQKQHAEDTNLIKLRDDEMVELEKALLLKKRAYQKVVEDLNLTRIKIKNLTGIKVKVVQHLKEELGDSISIDPKSGSLRFASNVLFNQGEATLKPEAKQELSRVLGQYIDALLSDKQMRRYIDRIIIEGHTNSDGSYLFNLELSQQRALAVMTFLYTQYPQNRKLFREYLSASGRSFTEPVLGANGKEDKQASRRIEIKFRIKNEEAVRELMNYLNAQGDGGA, via the coding sequence ATGCTGCGGCGACGGGATAACGGGGAGCGGGAGCAGAACTTCTGGATCTCCTATGCCGACCTGATGGCGGGGTTGCTCTTCGTCTTTATCCTGCTGGTGGGGGCGATTGTCGTCAAAACGGTGCTGATGCGTTCCGATCTTTTTGCGATCCGCGCGGACCTGCAGGCGCAGAAAACGGCGCTCGGGCTGAGCGAAAAGGCGCTCTCCGAGAAGAAAAAGCGGCTGCGGGAGATCCAGGCACAGCTGGCGGCCTCCCGGGAGGCGAACGCCCACCTCAGCATGGAGCTGGCCCTGCTGCAGAGCGAAGCGGAGGGGCTGCGCATCTCCGTGGATGATCTGAATGCGACCCTGCACGAGCGAACAACCGCCCTGGCGCTGACCCGCGGGGAGATGGAACAGCTCAAAGCGCTGCTGCTGGAGACGGAGACGCAAAGAGCGTCACTGCAGGGCGAGGCGGAGCGGCTCACTTCGGAACTGGATGCGGCCCAGAAACAGCATGCCGAAGATACGAACCTGATCAAACTGCGCGACGACGAGATGGTAGAGCTGGAGAAAGCGCTGCTGTTGAAAAAACGCGCCTACCAGAAGGTGGTGGAGGATCTCAACCTCACCAGGATCAAGATCAAGAATCTCACGGGGATCAAGGTCAAGGTCGTACAGCACCTCAAGGAGGAGCTGGGCGATTCGATCAGCATCGATCCCAAGAGCGGCTCGTTGCGCTTCGCGTCGAACGTGCTTTTCAACCAGGGGGAGGCGACGCTCAAACCGGAGGCGAAGCAGGAACTTAGCCGGGTGCTGGGGCAGTATATCGACGCCCTGCTCAGCGACAAGCAGATGCGCCGCTATATCGACCGGATCATCATCGAGGGGCATACGAACTCCGACGGCAGCTACCTTTTCAACCTGGAACTCTCCCAGCAGCGGGCCCTGGCGGTGATGACGTTCCTCTATACGCAGTACCCGCAGAACCGGAAGCTTTTCCGGGAGTACCTCAGCGCCAGCGGCCGCAGCTTCACCGAACCGGTGCTGGGGGCAAACGGCAAAGAGGACAAGCAGGCGTCGCGCCGCATCGAGATCAAGTTCCGCATCAAGAACGAGGAGGCGGTGCGGGAGCTGATGAACTACCTCAACGCGCAGGGGGATGGCGGTGCGTGA
- a CDS encoding NFACT RNA binding domain-containing protein has translation MKLSHLRQIAEYLQAFKHINAIHRVNDTTIKIVLGEKSLYANMQKGHSYLAMCRHDIRRSKVYQAPFDVVLAKRFNRAVITDISLYNDDKILRIEAALSGAYKHSKTILQLEFTGKTTNAIILDEDEVVLEALRHIDASTSYRIVRVGQPLLPPPPPTFTPKEYPIADVEAYLYEVCDREQAERLAALKQQKVGLLFKKLRRLEKHLEALEDEAALEVEAARLQHLGNLALANLYKIKPYQMRLTLDDYDGTTVEVDLPKAFASAHQVSDHFFKLAKKTKQKAAHMHIEREGLEGKASHFGHFIATVEGAATVEEIARLFPPKQTGRTKEKSDDAVETFWIEGYKVQLGKNERGNIALLQRARARDIWLHLRDRPSTHVIITTDKQKVPESVLEAAAKLCVDFSVMSPGLFEVDYTPRREVKIQEGANVLYNKYETITVSKQPTVPGP, from the coding sequence ATGAAACTCTCCCACCTGCGCCAGATCGCCGAGTACCTACAAGCCTTCAAACATATCAATGCCATCCACCGCGTGAATGACACGACGATCAAGATCGTCCTGGGGGAGAAGAGCCTCTATGCGAACATGCAGAAGGGGCACAGCTACCTGGCGATGTGCCGTCACGACATCCGGCGCAGCAAGGTCTACCAGGCCCCTTTCGACGTCGTGCTGGCCAAGCGGTTCAACCGCGCCGTCATCACGGACATTTCGCTCTACAACGACGACAAGATCCTCCGCATCGAAGCGGCGCTCAGCGGGGCATACAAGCACTCCAAAACGATCCTGCAGCTCGAATTTACCGGTAAAACGACCAACGCGATCATCCTGGACGAAGATGAGGTCGTCCTCGAAGCGCTGCGCCACATCGACGCCTCTACCTCCTACCGGATCGTGCGCGTCGGCCAGCCCCTGCTGCCGCCGCCGCCTCCGACATTCACGCCGAAAGAGTACCCCATTGCGGACGTGGAAGCCTACCTCTACGAGGTGTGTGACCGGGAACAGGCAGAGCGGCTGGCGGCGCTCAAGCAGCAGAAGGTCGGTCTGCTGTTCAAAAAGCTCCGACGGCTCGAAAAACACCTGGAGGCCCTTGAGGACGAAGCGGCGCTGGAGGTGGAGGCGGCGCGGTTACAGCACCTGGGCAACCTCGCCCTGGCCAACCTTTACAAGATCAAGCCCTACCAAATGCGCCTTACGCTGGATGATTACGACGGTACTACTGTTGAAGTCGACCTTCCAAAGGCCTTCGCCTCGGCCCACCAGGTGAGCGACCACTTCTTCAAGCTGGCGAAGAAGACGAAGCAGAAGGCGGCACATATGCATATCGAGCGTGAGGGGCTGGAGGGGAAAGCCAGCCACTTCGGGCACTTCATCGCGACGGTTGAGGGGGCGGCGACGGTCGAGGAGATCGCCCGCCTTTTCCCGCCGAAACAGACGGGACGCACCAAAGAGAAGAGCGACGATGCCGTCGAGACCTTCTGGATCGAGGGGTACAAGGTGCAGCTGGGCAAGAACGAACGGGGCAATATCGCGCTGCTGCAGCGCGCCCGCGCCCGGGACATCTGGCTGCATCTGCGCGACCGCCCCTCGACCCACGTCATCATCACGACCGACAAACAGAAGGTACCCGAGAGCGTCCTCGAGGCGGCAGCAAAGCTCTGCGTCGACTTCTCGGTGATGAGCCCCGGGCTCTTCGAGGTCGACTACACCCCGAGACGCGAGGTGAAGATCCAGGAGGGGGCAAACGTGCTCTACAACAAGTACGAGACGATCACCGTCTCCAAGCAGCCCACTGTTCCCGGGCCATAG
- a CDS encoding phosphatidate cytidylyltransferase translates to MKMAATETTKRVVTGAALIGAVVLLGWIDNFILMWLVLGGVYLLAFYEAANLYGLHHNASFAFAAMLWLLAAVYPYPDDLFVLMGVAFAAYAAYKPRTDWRLFLPFAYPTAGMLFFLTLYKDYGLVAMAWLIVVVAAADIGAYVVGKSIGKTKFSETSPNKTLEGVIGGIVIATVAGVFVGLRVVNLEVAIAVSLATAVSAVFGDLYESYLKRKAGVKDSGNVLPGHGGVLDRIDGYLFGAVVMVILLRGLV, encoded by the coding sequence ATGAAAATGGCAGCAACGGAGACGACAAAAAGGGTAGTAACGGGAGCCGCGCTGATCGGGGCGGTTGTCCTGCTGGGCTGGATTGACAACTTCATCCTGATGTGGCTGGTTCTCGGCGGCGTCTACCTGCTTGCCTTCTACGAGGCGGCCAACCTCTACGGCCTGCACCACAACGCCTCTTTCGCCTTTGCGGCGATGCTCTGGCTCCTGGCCGCCGTCTACCCCTACCCGGACGACCTTTTCGTGTTGATGGGCGTCGCCTTCGCCGCCTATGCCGCCTACAAACCCCGTACCGACTGGCGCCTCTTTCTTCCCTTTGCGTACCCGACGGCGGGGATGCTTTTCTTCCTGACCCTCTACAAAGACTACGGCCTGGTGGCGATGGCCTGGTTAATCGTCGTTGTCGCCGCAGCCGATATCGGGGCCTACGTGGTCGGCAAAAGCATCGGGAAGACGAAGTTTTCCGAAACGAGTCCGAACAAGACGCTCGAAGGCGTCATCGGCGGGATCGTCATCGCTACCGTTGCCGGTGTTTTCGTGGGGCTGCGCGTCGTGAATCTTGAGGTGGCTATAGCCGTGTCGCTGGCGACGGCGGTCAGTGCCGTGTTCGGCGACCTTTACGAGAGCTACCTCAAGCGCAAAGCCGGCGTCAAGGACAGCGGTAACGTCCTGCCGGGCCACGGCGGGGTGCTCGACCGCATCGACGGCTACCTTTTCGGTGCTGTTGTCATGGTAATTCTGCTGCGGGGCCTCGTGTAA
- the dxr gene encoding 1-deoxy-D-xylulose-5-phosphate reductoisomerase has translation MIILGSTGSIGVNALAIAERFSLNVEALVAGNSIDRLNQQIEKHRPNWVVIANEADIPRVNHPNVLSGEEAILRVIEEADSEFVVNALVGFLGLRPTLKALERGKKVALANKESLVAAGAFIDTSRIHPIDSEHFGLWYLLNDSRPVKKMTITASGGAFRDWPLEKLATATLEDALKHPNWSMGQKITIDSASMMNKLFELLEARWLFGELDYDAIIETRSLIHAFVDFADGSTTAHIAGANMQLPIAYALMGKVEEQILEPVDLLKVGGLEFREITKERYPVWEIKEALLREPQRGAVVNAANEAAIAQFIAGNIGFLDISRRVVDAFEHFDRVPGSVEEVFAIDEEVRAYVGAMS, from the coding sequence GTGATCATTCTCGGTTCGACCGGTTCCATCGGTGTCAACGCCCTGGCGATCGCGGAACGCTTTTCGCTCAACGTCGAGGCCCTCGTTGCCGGCAACAGCATCGACCGGCTCAACCAGCAGATCGAAAAGCACCGTCCCAACTGGGTCGTCATCGCGAATGAAGCGGATATCCCCAGGGTCAATCACCCCAACGTTCTGAGCGGCGAGGAGGCGATCCTGCGTGTGATCGAGGAGGCGGATTCCGAATTCGTCGTCAACGCCCTGGTGGGCTTCCTGGGGCTCCGCCCGACCCTCAAGGCGCTGGAGCGGGGCAAGAAGGTCGCCCTGGCGAACAAGGAGTCCCTCGTGGCGGCGGGCGCCTTTATCGATACCTCCCGCATCCACCCTATCGACAGCGAACACTTCGGACTCTGGTACCTCCTCAACGACAGCCGCCCGGTCAAGAAGATGACCATCACCGCCAGCGGCGGGGCATTTCGCGACTGGCCGCTGGAGAAGCTCGCCACGGCGACGCTGGAAGACGCCCTCAAGCACCCCAACTGGTCCATGGGGCAGAAGATCACGATCGACAGCGCCTCGATGATGAACAAGCTCTTCGAACTGCTCGAAGCGCGCTGGCTCTTCGGGGAGCTCGACTACGACGCCATCATTGAGACCCGTTCGCTCATCCACGCCTTTGTCGACTTCGCCGACGGTTCGACGACGGCGCACATCGCCGGGGCCAACATGCAGCTTCCGATCGCCTACGCGCTGATGGGCAAGGTCGAAGAGCAGATCCTGGAGCCCGTGGACCTGCTCAAGGTGGGCGGCCTGGAGTTCCGCGAGATCACGAAGGAGCGCTACCCGGTCTGGGAGATCAAGGAGGCGCTGCTGCGTGAGCCGCAGCGTGGCGCGGTCGTCAATGCCGCCAACGAGGCGGCCATCGCGCAGTTCATCGCCGGGAATATCGGTTTCCTCGATATCTCCCGTCGGGTCGTCGATGCCTTCGAGCACTTCGACCGGGTGCCGGGGAGCGTCGAGGAGGTTTTCGCCATCGACGAAGAGGTGCGCGCCTATGTGGGAGCAATGTCATGA
- a CDS encoding alpha/beta hydrolase → MSKKVLLLHGWGGSDFPHWQSWLAGELAKDYGTVCFPLLDHPHFPSKNRWVRQVKALLEEFRPDVVICHSLANTLWFHLCHEGEIAPVANLFLIAPPRLDCEIETIKSFFPVTPPANLFAENVQLVTSTTDPYMTPEEAQALQAALDVPMTVLEAAGHINADSGYGEWPWILEQVRGLG, encoded by the coding sequence ATGAGCAAAAAGGTCCTTCTGCTGCACGGCTGGGGCGGCAGCGACTTCCCGCACTGGCAGAGCTGGCTGGCCGGGGAGCTGGCCAAGGATTACGGCACGGTCTGCTTCCCGCTGCTCGACCATCCCCACTTCCCCTCCAAAAACCGCTGGGTGCGTCAGGTGAAAGCACTGCTGGAGGAGTTCAGACCCGACGTCGTCATCTGCCACTCCCTGGCGAACACCCTCTGGTTTCATCTCTGCCACGAGGGGGAGATCGCACCGGTAGCAAACCTCTTCCTCATCGCCCCGCCGCGGCTTGACTGCGAGATCGAGACGATCAAGAGTTTCTTCCCTGTGACACCTCCTGCAAACCTCTTTGCCGAGAATGTGCAGCTTGTGACGTCGACGACAGACCCCTATATGACGCCGGAGGAGGCGCAGGCACTGCAGGCGGCGCTCGACGTGCCGATGACGGTGCTGGAAGCAGCCGGGCACATTAACGCCGACAGCGGCTACGGCGAATGGCCGTGGATCCTTGAACAGGTAAGGGGCCTAGGGTGA
- the tsaD gene encoding tRNA (adenosine(37)-N6)-threonylcarbamoyltransferase complex transferase subunit TsaD, whose product MILSIESSCDDSSIAITEIATKKLVYHKKISQELEHSVYGGVVPELASRLHAEALPKILEECKGWFGQLKAVAVTNAPGLSVTLVEGVTMAKALSLTLKIPLIGVNHLKGHIYSLFIGKETQFPLTVLLVSGGHTQVIEVENLARMETVMRTMDDSFGESFDKVAKMMGLGYPGGPVIEKLALGGDRERYPFPIPLQKRGEMAFSYSGLKNAVRLAVEEGSEADYPDIAASFEHIATEHLFRKLRKYFKTRPPKRFAIVGGASANRYLRGRIEELLSPYGAELLLAELQYCSDNAAMIGRIAVDLYEAGAFTSIAELHSAPKSDF is encoded by the coding sequence GTGATTCTTTCCATTGAAAGCAGCTGCGACGACAGTTCTATCGCGATTACCGAGATAGCGACCAAGAAACTCGTCTACCATAAGAAGATTTCCCAGGAGCTGGAGCACTCCGTTTACGGCGGGGTCGTGCCGGAGCTGGCTTCAAGGCTGCATGCCGAGGCGCTGCCGAAGATTCTGGAGGAGTGTAAAGGGTGGTTCGGGCAGCTCAAGGCCGTCGCCGTCACGAACGCGCCCGGTCTATCGGTGACGCTGGTCGAAGGGGTGACGATGGCGAAGGCGCTCAGCCTGACGCTGAAGATCCCGCTCATCGGCGTCAACCACCTCAAGGGGCATATCTATTCGCTTTTCATCGGGAAAGAGACGCAGTTCCCGCTGACGGTGCTGCTCGTCTCCGGCGGCCATACCCAGGTGATCGAGGTGGAGAACCTGGCGCGGATGGAAACGGTGATGCGGACGATGGACGACAGCTTCGGGGAGAGCTTCGACAAGGTCGCGAAGATGATGGGGCTGGGCTACCCCGGCGGGCCGGTCATCGAGAAACTGGCGCTGGGAGGTGACCGGGAGCGCTACCCCTTCCCCATCCCGCTGCAAAAACGCGGGGAGATGGCGTTCAGCTACTCGGGGCTCAAAAACGCCGTCCGTCTGGCCGTAGAGGAGGGCAGCGAAGCGGATTACCCCGACATCGCCGCCTCGTTCGAGCACATCGCGACCGAGCATCTTTTTAGAAAGTTACGAAAATATTTCAAAACCCGTCCGCCCAAACGCTTTGCCATTGTCGGGGGTGCCAGCGCCAACCGCTACCTGCGCGGACGCATCGAGGAGCTGCTGTCACCTTACGGCGCCGAACTGCTGTTGGCGGAACTGCAGTACTGCTCGGACAATGCGGCGATGATCGGGCGGATCGCCGTCGACCTTTACGAAGCAGGGGCATTTACCTCCATCGCAGAGCTCCACAGCGCACCCAAATCTGATTTTTAA
- the tpx gene encoding thiol peroxidase translates to MATTMLKGNTVNLAGNEVNVGDKAPEVTVVNSNGLADKVVGGASGKKQLIVVVPSLDTPVCATETRNFNKKASELGDVDLTIVSMDLPFAGGRFCSTEGIENLTVASDFRNKDFANAYGVLIADGPLAGVTCRAIFAVDAEGTITYKEIVPEITEEPNYDSALAAVK, encoded by the coding sequence ATGGCAACTACAATGCTCAAAGGTAACACAGTTAACCTCGCAGGTAACGAAGTAAACGTTGGTGATAAAGCACCGGAAGTTACAGTCGTAAACTCTAACGGTCTGGCAGACAAAGTTGTCGGCGGCGCGTCCGGCAAAAAACAACTGATCGTTGTTGTCCCGTCCCTCGATACTCCGGTATGTGCAACAGAAACTCGTAACTTCAACAAGAAGGCATCTGAACTCGGTGATGTTGACCTCACTATCGTTTCTATGGACCTTCCGTTCGCAGGCGGCCGCTTCTGTTCTACAGAAGGTATCGAAAACCTGACAGTCGCTTCCGACTTCCGTAACAAAGATTTCGCGAACGCTTACGGTGTTCTGATCGCTGACGGCCCGCTGGCTGGTGTTACTTGCCGTGCTATCTTTGCAGTAGACGCTGAAGGTACGATCACTTACAAAGAGATCGTTCCGGAAATTACTGAAGAGCCGAACTACGACTCTGCACTCGCAGCCGTTAAATAA
- a CDS encoding TIGR04219 family outer membrane beta-barrel protein, with product MKKWFKFVALLALSAVPVLSDVLRVEAGGGVWMQTPKGTIAYQTSTDSGSSTNREDQTQRGYAWLYVKHPVPVLPNIRLEYCNISTDGDVTVTLGSLIPVTTSSTSSFDTNEYDAVLYYNLLDNTFWTTLDLGVDVKALDYRFDVAPTNDLIAYGGYSKSGTFVLPLVYARARVEIPGTGLGIEGLGSYISYQKSHVYDARIKADWTMTFVPGIQPGVEVGYRIQKITINVDDKAIDGDIDFSGLYVGAFLRF from the coding sequence ATGAAAAAATGGTTTAAATTCGTTGCTTTACTGGCGCTCTCTGCCGTACCGGTTTTGTCGGATGTATTGAGAGTGGAAGCGGGCGGCGGCGTCTGGATGCAGACGCCGAAGGGCACCATTGCCTATCAGACATCGACGGATTCGGGCAGCAGTACGAACCGTGAGGATCAGACCCAGCGCGGTTACGCCTGGCTCTATGTCAAACACCCCGTACCGGTCCTGCCCAACATTCGGCTGGAGTACTGTAACATCAGTACGGACGGTGATGTAACGGTCACACTGGGCTCGCTGATCCCCGTGACGACGTCTAGCACGAGCAGCTTCGACACAAACGAATACGATGCCGTCCTCTACTATAATCTTCTGGACAACACGTTCTGGACGACCCTGGATCTCGGTGTGGATGTCAAAGCGCTCGATTACCGGTTTGACGTCGCCCCGACAAATGACCTGATCGCCTACGGCGGCTACAGCAAAAGCGGCACCTTCGTACTGCCGCTCGTCTATGCGAGGGCACGGGTGGAAATCCCCGGGACAGGGCTCGGGATCGAAGGGCTTGGCAGCTACATCTCCTATCAGAAGTCGCATGTGTATGACGCCCGCATCAAGGCCGACTGGACGATGACGTTCGTGCCGGGTATCCAGCCGGGTGTCGAGGTGGGGTACCGTATCCAGAAGATCACGATCAACGTTGACGACAAGGCAATCGACGGCGATATCGACTTCAGCGGGCTCTACGTTGGCGCATTCCTGCGTTTCTGA
- a CDS encoding TIGR04219 family outer membrane beta-barrel protein yields the protein MMSMKLKTAAALVAALFSLNASADFLRAEAGIGAFNAAPGGTFEDKSGAPSFDLKDDLGIDTENDFYVWAYVKHPVPVIPNVRLEYLNLTHNPDGASSFNVSELDGILYYNILDDTFFVTVDIGLDVKYVTSDSKGFDDSETLALAYARARVEPLDSLGLETLVKVTNYQDNKGYDFRIKADYTLTSLPVVQPGLEIGYRIHKVQYAIGDYINKGEYTGVYGGLMLRF from the coding sequence ATGATGTCTATGAAACTGAAAACGGCGGCGGCACTGGTTGCGGCACTTTTCTCTCTGAACGCGTCGGCGGATTTTTTGCGTGCCGAAGCCGGTATCGGTGCTTTCAATGCTGCCCCCGGCGGTACATTTGAAGACAAAAGCGGTGCCCCCAGCTTTGATCTGAAAGATGATCTTGGAATCGATACGGAGAACGACTTCTATGTCTGGGCCTATGTCAAACACCCGGTACCGGTCATTCCGAACGTCCGTCTGGAGTACCTGAACCTGACGCACAACCCCGATGGGGCCAGCTCGTTCAACGTCAGTGAACTTGACGGGATCCTCTATTACAACATCCTGGACGATACCTTCTTCGTCACCGTCGACATCGGGCTTGATGTCAAATACGTGACCTCGGACAGCAAGGGCTTCGATGATTCGGAGACCCTGGCACTCGCCTATGCCCGTGCACGGGTGGAGCCGCTCGATTCGCTGGGCCTGGAGACCCTGGTCAAGGTGACGAACTACCAGGATAATAAGGGGTACGATTTCCGTATCAAGGCGGACTATACGCTGACGTCCCTCCCCGTCGTCCAGCCGGGGCTGGAGATCGGTTACCGCATCCACAAGGTGCAGTACGCGATCGGCGATTACATCAACAAGGGTGAATACACCGGCGTCTACGGCGGTCTGATGCTGCGCTTCTAA
- a CDS encoding UDP-N-acetylmuramate dehydrogenase produces MPYKSIDLAKLSSIRIGPVADVYMIDSDDYPDGAYLIGAANNVLFGTELPPLMKLSKTYDFIRIEEGVLHIGAATPGGKIVSFCKKHDIAHFEFLSHLPGTLGGMLKMNAGLKEYEIFNRLIALRTKSGWHAKAAITHGYRTTGIDKVVFEATFEIETGFDPSKIELFKQMRANQPSDPSAGSAFKNPPGDYAGRLIESVGLKGYRIGDMAFSTMHANFLVNLGSGTFEEAAALLELAQRRVQEATGILLEREVIIIDRRWL; encoded by the coding sequence ATGCCGTACAAATCGATCGACCTGGCCAAGCTCAGCTCCATCCGTATCGGGCCCGTCGCCGACGTCTACATGATCGACAGCGACGACTACCCCGACGGTGCCTACCTGATCGGGGCCGCCAACAACGTCCTCTTCGGTACGGAGCTCCCCCCGCTGATGAAACTCTCCAAAACCTATGATTTTATCCGCATCGAAGAGGGTGTTTTGCATATCGGGGCCGCGACCCCCGGCGGCAAGATCGTCTCTTTTTGCAAAAAACACGATATCGCCCATTTCGAATTTCTCTCCCACCTTCCGGGCACCCTCGGCGGCATGCTGAAGATGAACGCGGGACTGAAGGAGTACGAGATCTTCAACCGCCTCATCGCCCTGCGTACAAAGAGCGGTTGGCATGCGAAAGCGGCAATCACCCACGGCTACCGTACCACAGGGATCGACAAGGTCGTTTTCGAAGCGACTTTCGAGATCGAAACAGGGTTCGACCCGTCAAAAATAGAGCTCTTCAAGCAGATGCGAGCCAACCAGCCCTCCGACCCCAGCGCCGGCAGCGCCTTTAAAAACCCGCCGGGAGATTATGCCGGGAGGCTGATCGAATCCGTCGGGCTCAAAGGGTACCGCATCGGCGATATGGCCTTCAGCACCATGCATGCGAACTTTCTGGTCAATCTGGGAAGTGGGACGTTTGAAGAAGCCGCGGCGCTGCTGGAACTGGCGCAGCGGCGCGTGCAGGAGGCCACGGGCATCCTGCTGGAGCGGGAAGTGATTATTATCGACCGACGCTGGCTTTAG